The DNA sequence GCGGTCCAGGTCGGCGGGCAACCGGAGATTGAGGATGCCGACGAGGGTGTCGATCGCCCCGGTGGTCCCGGAACCGGTGAAGATCACGCAGGTGCTCGCGTCGCCGTGGACCGCCTCGGCGATCAGCTGCCGGGCGTCCTCGCGCAGCCGGGTGGTCTGCAGGCCGGTGCCGCTGCTCTCGGTATGGGTGTTGGCGTACAACGGCAGCACGTGTTCCCGGATGGCGTCCTCGACGAAGGTCAAGGCGCGTCCGCTCGCGGTGTAGTCGGCGTACGTCACCCGGCGTGGCCCGTACGGTCCGACCATCACGTGGTCGTCGCCGATCACCGCGTCGCGGACCCGGGCCAGCAGGGGTGGCTCGGGGAGTCCCGCAGCGCGCGGCGGCACGTCGTACGACGGGCTGCTGTGCTCGGGCATGACCGCAGGGTAGGCCGCGGTGGGCGTGTCCGGGTGCGACGATGTGCCACGTGAGCGGAGCCACCGCGACCGCCCCGGTCGAACTCGAGCGGCCCGTGCCGGCGTCGGAGGCCGGCGTCGACCGGCCCTGGCTCACCATCGTGTGGAACGACCCGGTGAACCTCATGAGCTACGTGACGCACGTCTTCATGGCGTACTTCGGGTACCCGCAGGAGAAGGCCGAGGCGCTGATGATGGACGTGCACACGCGGGGACGGGCGGTGGTCTCCGCGGGTACCCGCGAACAGATGGAGCGCGACGTCGCGGCGATGCACTCGTACTCCCTGTGGGCCACGCTGGCCAAGGACGACTGACGTGGCCGGTTTCGGATTCCGTCGCTCGGCGACCGGACGGTTGGTGCTGCGCGCCGACAGCGTCGAGCGGGAATTGCTGGAATCCCTTGTCACGCAACTGGAGGAGCTGGTCGCTCCGGGGTATGCCGATCCCGACGCCGATCCGCTCGCCCGGCTGGTCGGTATCGACCCGGCGGCCCGGGTCCCGACCGATCCGGCATTGGCGCGGCTCTTCCCGGACGCCTACGCCGACGACGCCGAGGCGGCCGGGGAGTTCCGCCGGTTCACCGAACGGGGCCTGCGCGAGGGCAAGGTCGCTGCGGCCCGGGTGGTGCGCGACTCACTGGTCCGCTCCGGCGACAAGCTGGTCCTCACCGCGGCGGAGGGGCAGGCGTGGCTGCACGTGCTGACCGATCTGCGGTTGACGCTGGGCACGCGGCTGGAGATCACCGAGGACAACCACGACGAGCTGGCCGCGCTGCCGCAGGACGACCCGCGGGCGGCGATGCTCGACGTGTACGACTGGCTCACGTACCTGCAGGAGACCCTGGTCCGCGCCGTGATGTCTTCCGGCGCATAGCATGCCGGCATGCTCGTGATCCGCCAGGACCTTGTCGACGGCATCATTGCGCACGCTCGTCGCGACCACCCGGACGAGGCCTGCGGAGTCGTGGCGGGTCCGATCGGCGCCGACCGCCCGCAGCGACTCGTGGTCATGGACAACGCCGCGCGGTCGCCCACGTTCTACGAGTTCGATTCGATGGATCTGTTGCGGCTGTACCGGGAGATGGATGACCGCGACGAGGAGCCCGTGGTGATCTACCACTCGCACACCGCCACCGAGGCGTTTCCCTCCCGCACCGACGTGTCCTACGCCTCGGAGCCGTTCGCGCACTACGTGCTGGTGTCGACCCGCGTACACGGGAGCGACGAGGGCCCCGTCGAGCTGCGGTCGTTCCGGATCGTCGACGGCGAGGTCACCGAGGAGCCGGTCGAGGTGGTCTCGGCGTATCCGGGGGAATGACCCGCCCTACCCTTGGGGTTCGCCCCTTGGCCCGGCCACCCGGTCGCGCCGCCGCCCGCGTGCAGAACCAGGAGCCCGTCGTCATGGCCATCGAGGTCCGCATCCCGACGATCCTGCGTCCCTACACCGGCGGCGCGAAGTCGGTCGAGGGCGCCGGCGATTCACTGGCGACGCTGTTCGCGGACCTCGACGCCCGTCATCCGGGCCTGCGGGAGCGGCTGGTCGACGACAACGGCCTGCGCCGGTTCGTCAACGTCTACCTCAACGACGAGGACGTGCGCTTCCTGGGCGGCCTGGCCACCGAGGTGGCCGACGGGGACGTCGTCACGGTGCTGCCGGCCGTCGCCGGAGGCTGACCGATGCGCTACGAGTCGCTGCTGGCCTCGGTCGGCGGCACGCCGTTGGTCGGCCTGCCCCGGCTGAGTCCCGGTCCCGGCGTCCGGCTGTGGGCGAAGCTGGAGGACCGCAACCCGACCGGGTCCATCAAGGACCGCCCCGCGCTGTGGATGGTGGAGCGGGCGGAGCAGGAGGGCCGGCTGCAGCCGGGCGCGACGATCCTCGAACCCACCAGCGGCAACACCGGTATCTCGCTGGCGATGGCCGCGCGGCTGAAGGGCTACCAGCTGGTCTGCGTCATGCCGGAGAACACCTCGGCGGAGCGGACCCAGCTGCTGACGATGTGGGGCGCCCGGATCATCTATTCCGCCGGCGCCGGTGGCTCGAACGAGGCCGTCCGCGTCGCCAAGGAACTGGCCGGTCAGCACCCGGACTGGGTGATGCTCTACCAGTATGGGAATCCGGCGAACGCCGAAGCGCACTATCGCACCACCGGACCGGAGATCCTGGCCGACTGCCCCGAGGTGACTCATTTCGTCGCCGGTCTGGGGACGACCGGGACCCTGATGGGCGTCGGCCGGTTCCTGCGCGAACACGTACCGGGGGTGCAGATCGTCGCCGCCGAACCCCGGTACGGCGAACTGGTCTACGGGTTGCGCAACCTCGACGAGGGTTTCGTGCCCGAGTTGTACGACCCTGCGGTGCTGACCTCCCGCTTCTCGGTCGGTCCGCGCGACGCCGTACGGCGGGTCCGCGAACTGCTGGCCGCCGAAGGCATCTTCGCCGGGATCTCGACCGGCGCGATCCTGCACGCCGCGCTGGGGATCGGCGCGAAGGTGGCGAAGGCCGGCGAGCAGGCGGACATCGTGCTGGTGGTCTGCGACGGCGGCTGGAAGTACCTGTCCACCGGTGCCTACGCCGGCACTCTGGACGAGGCCGAGGACGCGCTCGAGGGCACCGTCTGGGCCTGAGCGCGGCTCAGACCGGCTGCACCGCCACGGTCCGGCCCGGCCGCGCGACACGACAGCGCCTGCGGTTCCGGTGGTGCCGGACGGTTACCCTGCTGCGCGTGGCAGACGCACCGATCGGGATCTTCGACTCCGGCGTCGGCGGCCTGACGGTGGCCCGCGCGGTGCTCGACCAGCTCCCGCACGAGGCGATCCTGTACGTCGGTGACACCGCGCGCGGGCCCTACGGGCCACTGCCGCTGGCCCAGGTCCGCGCGTACGCGCTGGAGGTCATGGACCATCTGGTGGCCGAGGGCGTGAAACTGCTGGTGCTGGCGTGCAACAGCGCCAGCGCCGCGGTGCTGCGGGATGCGCGGGAGCGGTACGACGTGCCGGTCGTCGAGGTGATCCAGCCGGCGGTCCGACGCGCGGTGCGCGCCACCCGCAACGGCCG is a window from the Actinomycetota bacterium genome containing:
- the clpS gene encoding ATP-dependent Clp protease adapter ClpS — encoded protein: MCHVSGATATAPVELERPVPASEAGVDRPWLTIVWNDPVNLMSYVTHVFMAYFGYPQEKAEALMMDVHTRGRAVVSAGTREQMERDVAAMHSYSLWATLAKDD
- a CDS encoding DUF2017 domain-containing protein, giving the protein MAGFGFRRSATGRLVLRADSVERELLESLVTQLEELVAPGYADPDADPLARLVGIDPAARVPTDPALARLFPDAYADDAEAAGEFRRFTERGLREGKVAAARVVRDSLVRSGDKLVLTAAEGQAWLHVLTDLRLTLGTRLEITEDNHDELAALPQDDPRAAMLDVYDWLTYLQETLVRAVMSSGA
- a CDS encoding M67 family peptidase, yielding MLVIRQDLVDGIIAHARRDHPDEACGVVAGPIGADRPQRLVVMDNAARSPTFYEFDSMDLLRLYREMDDRDEEPVVIYHSHTATEAFPSRTDVSYASEPFAHYVLVSTRVHGSDEGPVELRSFRIVDGEVTEEPVEVVSAYPGE
- a CDS encoding MoaD/ThiS family protein, with protein sequence MAIEVRIPTILRPYTGGAKSVEGAGDSLATLFADLDARHPGLRERLVDDNGLRRFVNVYLNDEDVRFLGGLATEVADGDVVTVLPAVAGG
- a CDS encoding cysteine synthase; amino-acid sequence: MRYESLLASVGGTPLVGLPRLSPGPGVRLWAKLEDRNPTGSIKDRPALWMVERAEQEGRLQPGATILEPTSGNTGISLAMAARLKGYQLVCVMPENTSAERTQLLTMWGARIIYSAGAGGSNEAVRVAKELAGQHPDWVMLYQYGNPANAEAHYRTTGPEILADCPEVTHFVAGLGTTGTLMGVGRFLREHVPGVQIVAAEPRYGELVYGLRNLDEGFVPELYDPAVLTSRFSVGPRDAVRRVRELLAAEGIFAGISTGAILHAALGIGAKVAKAGEQADIVLVVCDGGWKYLSTGAYAGTLDEAEDALEGTVWA